The genomic window CGGCATGCATCTTGCGGCCGGCGCTATCGTCTTTACCGCCTGCTTCGCCCTTTTCGCCTTCAATGTGATGGGTGGCGGAGACGCCAAGTTGTTGAGCGCGACTGCCCTCTGGTTCGGTCTGAACGAATCCCTGCTTTTCCTGACGACCGACGTCGCTATGATCGGCGGCCTTGTTACCTTGCTGATCCTAGTGGTGAGAGCGCAATCGGATACCATTCTTGCCATCGGCCTGCCGGTGCCCAACTCGGTCCTGTTCGCCAAGAAGATCCCCTATGGCATCGCCATCGCGATCGGCGGCTTCATGGCCTTCCCGTCCTCGCCGCTGTTCCTCGCCGCGCTGGAAGGCCTGAAATAACGGCATTTTAATTGCCCGTTAACTTAAAATGTAAGCTTTCCATTAACCATAATTATACCAATTGCTGAGCATTCTGCAGGGCAAACATATCGTGCCCTGAGGAATGATCGATGAAACCGGCCCGCGTTATAATTCTAGGTGTCGCCGTGGTGGCGGCGGGCCTCGCCGGTCTCCTGGCGATGCGCATGGCGGGCAATCCCGGTGTCGTCACCGAGGTCCAGTCGGTCATCGAGAAGGAGCCGACCGTCAATATCCTCGTCTCCAGCGGTAATCTGCCGGTCGGCGCGAGGCTGGACGAGAAGTCGGTGCAGTGGATGGCTTGGCCGAAGGGCGGCGTCGTCCAGGGCTTCATCACCGAAGCCGACAAACCGGAGGCGATCAAGGACCTGCAGGGTGCGGTCGTGCGTCTTCCGATCTTCGAGGGCGAACCGATCCGGCCTGAAAAGGTTGCCGATTCCAACAGCCGCATTCTCTCCTCGCTGCTGCCGGCCGGCAAGCGCGCCGTCGCGACCGAGATCTCGGTGGCGACGGGTGCGGGCGGCTTCATCCTGCCGAACGACCGAGTCGACGTCATCATGGTCCGCAAGGGCACCGAAGCCAACAAGCTCATCACCGAAACCGTGCTGAGCAATGTCCGCGTTCTCGCCATCGATCAGCAGATCCAGGAAAAGGATGACGGCTCGAAGTCGGTGGTCGGCACGACGGCGACACTCGAGCTCACCCCCGATCAAACCAAGGTTCTCGCCGTCGCCCAGCAGATGGCAGACCGGCTGTCGCTCGCGCTGCGCTCGGTCGCGGACGCGCAGGAGCAGGATACCAGTGCCGCGGACTATCTTCTGAGCGGCGACAACGGCAGTGCGATCATCCAGGTCATCAAATCGGGCGCCATCGTCACGGATGCCAGCGCAACGCCGAAGGCGGAGTAAAAGGACGTGCAAATGAGCAATTCAACGCGGCGCGCCGGGATTCTCCTGACAGGCTGCCTCTCGCTGGCAGTCGGCGTCTCCGGCATGGTGCCGGCGCCTTTGGGGCCGCTTCTCGGCACAGGCGAGGCACGCGCCGATTCCGAAAATCTGGTCCGCATCTCGCAGATTGGCCCAAACGCCCATCGCCGGCTGAAGCTCGGGCTCAACAAGGCTGTCGTCGTCGACCTGCCGGAGGATGCGCATGATATCCTCGTGTCCGATCCGACCATGGCCGATGCCGTGACCCGTACCTCGCGGCGCATCTATCTGTTCGGCAAGAAGGTCGGCCAGACGAACATCTTCGTCTTCGGCGGCAATGGGCAGGAGATCGTCAATCTCGACATCGAGATCGAGCGCGACGTCTCCGGCCTCGAAGTCAATCTCCGCCGCTTTATCCCCGACTCCAACATCAATGTCGAGATTGTCTCGGACAATATCGTGCTGACCGGCACCGTGCGCACCCCGCAGGACGCCACCCAGGCAGCCGATCTGGCGCAGGTCTTCCTGAAGGGCGGCGAGGCGACGACGAGAACCGAAACGGCATCCGGCAGCGGCGGCGATAGCTCGGTGGCGCTCTTTGCCGAAGGCCGTCAGACCTCGCAGGTCGTCAACCTCCTGCAGATCCAAGGCGAGGATCAGGTTACCCTCAAGGTGACGATCGCCGAAGTCCGCCGCGAGGTCTTGAAGCAGCTTGGCTTCGACAATCTCGTCTCCAATTCCTCCGGCATGACGGTTGCCCAGCTCGGTACTCCAAGCGCCGACAGCGCCACATCGACGGTTGGAGGGGCCTGGCGGCGCTCTTCAAGAGTTCGATCGGCAAGTACGATATTTCGACCTACCTCAACGCACTGGAGCAGGCCAAAGTCGTCAAGACCCTCGCAGAGCCGACACTGACGGCGATATCGGGCCAGGCCGCGACCTTCAATTCCGGCGGTCAGCAGCTCTATTCGACGACCGACAATAACGGCAACGTCACCGTGGTGCCGTTCAACTACGGCATCAACCTCGCCTTCAAGCCGGTCGTCTTGTCATCGGGCCGCATCAGCCTGCAGATCAAGACCAATGTCTCCGAACCGGTGGCTGGCGCCGGTAACGCTACCTATCAGCGCCGCTCGGCGGAGACCTCGGTGGAACTGCCCTCGGGCGGTTCGATCGCGCTGGCTGGCCTGATCCGCGACAACGTTTCCCAGACGATGGGCGGTACGCCTGGCGTTTCGAAGATCCCGCTGCTCGGCACGCTCTTCCGCCAGAAGGGTTTCGAGCGGCAGGAAACCGAGCTTGTTATCATCGCCACGCCCTATCTGGTGCGCCCGGTGGCGCGCAACCAGCTCAACCGGCCGGACGATAATTTCAGCCCCGAGAACGACGGTCCAACCTTCTTCCTCAACCGTGTCAACAAGGTCTACGGCCGCCGCGAGGCGCCGGTCGCAGACGCGCAGTTCCACGGCTCGATCGGGTTCATCTACAAATGAGCGGGGCGCGATCGGCAGAAATGGCACAAAACAGAGATCAGGCGATGGCCCATATGAATGCGACGACACCCCGCCTCGGAGTCTCCAGGGCGCTTTTTGCCGCGGCCATCATTTCGGCGGCGGCCCTTACCGGATGCGCCGGTCCGCACGACCAGCTGACGACGGGCGGCATCCCCGACGACTATCGCGCCCGCCATCCGATCATCGTGACGGAGGCGGAGCAGACTGTGGATATACCCGTAGCCTCGACCGACCGCCGCCTGACCATCGCCCAGCGCGACCTGATCCGGGGCTTTGCCGCGAACTACATCTCACGCGCCTCGGGGCCGGTTTATGTCCTGTCACCGCAAGGCTCGCCCAATTCGGCGGCCGCTTATCAGTTGCGCAATCAGGTCCGCGCCGAACTGGCGGCGAGGGGGATTGCAAGCTCGAAGATCGTCAACACGTCCTATGCAGCAGCCGGCGCCGGCGACGCGGCGCCGATCCGGCTGAGCTTTACCGGCACCACCGCGATCACAACGCAATGCGGTCAGTGGCCGAAAGACATCTCGGACGACTTCACCAACCAGAATTATTATAATTTCGGCTGCGCCTCGCAGAACAACCTTGCCGCCCAGATCGCCAATCCGGAGGATCTGGTGGCGCCCCGCGGTATGACGCCGATCGATGCGCAACGGCGCAACAATGCGATCCAGGAATACCGGACGACGACGTCGACGATCGAAGACGTCGCCAACAGCAGCAGT from Rhizobium sp. Pop5 includes these protein-coding regions:
- the cpaB gene encoding Flp pilus assembly protein CpaB; this encodes MKPARVIILGVAVVAAGLAGLLAMRMAGNPGVVTEVQSVIEKEPTVNILVSSGNLPVGARLDEKSVQWMAWPKGGVVQGFITEADKPEAIKDLQGAVVRLPIFEGEPIRPEKVADSNSRILSSLLPAGKRAVATEISVATGAGGFILPNDRVDVIMVRKGTEANKLITETVLSNVRVLAIDQQIQEKDDGSKSVVGTTATLELTPDQTKVLAVAQQMADRLSLALRSVADAQEQDTSAADYLLSGDNGSAIIQVIKSGAIVTDASATPKAE
- a CDS encoding prepilin peptidase; the encoded protein is MIAAAVFVILPLCLAMAAFSDLFTMTIPNRISLILIVSFFVLAPLSGFDLQMVGMHLAAGAIVFTACFALFAFNVMGGGDAKLLSATALWFGLNESLLFLTTDVAMIGGLVTLLILVVRAQSDTILAIGLPVPNSVLFAKKIPYGIAIAIGGFMAFPSSPLFLAALEGLK
- a CDS encoding CpaD family pilus assembly protein — protein: MSGARSAEMAQNRDQAMAHMNATTPRLGVSRALFAAAIISAAALTGCAGPHDQLTTGGIPDDYRARHPIIVTEAEQTVDIPVASTDRRLTIAQRDLIRGFAANYISRASGPVYVLSPQGSPNSAAAYQLRNQVRAELAARGIASSKIVNTSYAAAGAGDAAPIRLSFTGTTAITTQCGQWPKDISDDFTNQNYYNFGCASQNNLAAQIANPEDLVAPRGMTPIDAQRRNNAIQEYRTTTSTIEDVANSSSSGF